TGCTCGGCGTTTCTTCCCCTGCGGCGGTGCGGACCGAGCTGCACGAAATGAAGCATGAGGGCGGCATGATGACGATGGCCCCGATCAAGGACGTTGCCATCCCCGCCGGCGGCACGGTCAAGTTCGAACCGGGCGGCAAGCATGTCATGCTCTACGACCTCTCGCCCGAAATCCGCGCCGGCGGCAAGATCCCGCTGCGCCTCGCTTTCGCCAATGGCAAGACGGTCGAGGTCGAAGCCGAACTGCGCGCGCCCGGGCAGGAGAAGTAATCGGGCGGCGGGTGCCTTAATTGTCTATCTAATTGTCCAGGGTCAGGAGCGGCGCAGCCAGCCGCGCAGAAAGGTCAGCACGGGGAGGGCGAGCAGGAGCGACGCGGCGATGTCGCGCCATCCGTCGCCGGTAAGGCCCAGGACGAGGCCAGCCAGGCTCGTGACGAGCAGAAACACCGGGGCTGCCAGCACGCTGCCCGCTCCACGCGGTCCGATGCGGCGCGACGCGCTCACAGCGCCGATCCGGCATGAACGATTTCGTCCACCGCCCGCTCGGTGTTCCGCGCGCCCTTGCCCAACCACAATTGCAGCCCGGTCCACAGCACCCAGATCGTCGCCAGCGTCAGGATCGCCCACAGCATCTTGAGCGCGATCCCGCCATAGTCGCCGAAATGCAGCGGCTTGGACAGCATCAGCGCCTGGTTGAGCGCAGGCATTGCCGCGGTGTCGGTCAGCGTGCCGGTTTCGGCATCGACCAGCGCGGGGGTCAGCACATGGCTGGTCAGCGGCGTATCGCCCTGAAAGAAGATCGCATAATGCCGCCCGCTGCTCCATGCGCCGCCGGGAAAGCCGATAAACTGCGGCGACACGCCGGGCAAAGCCGCCTTGGCGGCCGTCATCGCCTTGTCGACCGATCCGTAGTCAGCGGGGGTGAGCGGCTGGTCCGCACCGCGCGCGGCGACCATCGCCTTCAGCTCGCCCTCGCGCCAGCTGTCGGTCAGCGGGTCGGCAAAGGCATTGATCACCCCGGTCAGTCCGACCACCAGCGCCCAACCCAGCGTCACCACGCCGAGCAGGTTATGCGTGTCGAGCCGCCGCACCCGCGCGCTCCGCGACTTGCGCAGCGTTCCGAACGGCAACCGCCGCATGAACGGGACGTAGAGGACCACACCCGACGCGATCGCGAGGATGAACAGTCCGCCCATCACGCCCAGAAACAACATCCCCGGCAGCCCCAGGAACATATCGGTATGTAGCTGCAGCAGGAAGTGCATCACGCCCTCTTCCTTGATCTCCCCCGCGCTCGCACCGGTGGTGCGGTCGTACGAGAATAGCCGCATCGCCGATCCCGGCGCATCGGGCGTCGGTCCGACGGTCACGGTGATGATCGGATTGTCCTGGCTGAACCCGATGAACAACGGCACCCCCACCGCCCTGCGCCACCGCCTTGGCGATCAGGCTGTCGAGCGGCACGCCGCCCTGCGCCGACGGCATGCCCTGCATCGCCGTGGCCGCATCGCGTTCAGTCAGCGCCTCGATCTCGTCGTGAAAGATCAGCGGCAGTCCGGTGACGCACAGCATCAGCAGGAACGCCGTCGACACGATGCTGCTCCACTTGTGGATCAGGAACCAGGTCTTGATCGTCGAGCGGGTCACGGAGAGCGGCGATCCTGGGAGGGCGTGGAGGAAGCAAGCGCCTAACCCGCGCCACGCTGCACGTCAATGCGAGGCATTCGCAATTGCAATCCGCTTACGCGCTTCGCCATGTCCCCGGCGCGACGTCATCCAGCGTCCAGTCGCCCACGCGCCAGCGCACCAGCCGCAACGTCGGATGGCCGACCGCTGCGGTCATGCGCCGCACCTGCCGGTTACGCCCTTCGGCGATGGTCAGCGCGATCCAGCAATCGGGGACGCTCTTGCGGAACCGCACCGGCGGGTCGCGCGGCCAGATCGCGGGCGGGTCGATCCGCTCGGCCAGCGCCGGGCGGGTCATCCCGTCCTTCAATCGCACTCCGCTGCGCAGCGCCGCCAGCGCGGCGTCATCCGGCTCGCCCTCGACCTGCGCCCAATAGGTTTTGGCCACCTTGTGCTTCGGGTCGGCGATCCGCGCCTGCAACCGCCCGTCATCGGTCAGCAGCAACAACCCTTCGCTGTCGCGATCCAGCCGCCCGGCGGGATATACCCCCGGCACGTCGATATAGTCCGCCAGCGTCGGATGCCCGCTCCCCTCGTCGGTGAATTGCGAGAGCACGCCCCAGGGCTTGTTGAACAGGATCAGCATGGGGAGGGTCTAGACATAACCGTCCCCACGTTCCACCTCAGCCGCGATGACCCATCGCCGCCCGCTCACCCCCCGGAGAGATCGCCTTGGCGCGCAGCATCTTCGGCGATGCGATCGACTATGCCGCCGCCGCCATCGCCAATCGCAAATGGATCTTCTTTCAGCCGCGCGGCGTCACCATGGCCCCGCGCGGTTGCATCCATTTCCATCCCAGGGGCGGCAATTACCGCGACGATTTCGCGAGCGCCCCCTCTCGCTCCAGGGCCATTTCATCCATGAGATGACCCATGTCTGGCAGCATCAGCAGGGCATCTTCCTGCCCCTGCGCCGCCACCCGTTCTGCCGCTACGATTACGCGCTCAAGCCCGGCTGGACGCTCGACCGCTACGGGATCGAGCAGCAGGCAGAGATCGTCCGCCACGTCTTCCTGCTCGGTCGCGGCGCGACCATCCCCGGCGCGCCGCCCGCCGCGCACTATCGCGGTATCCTGCCCTTCACGCCGGACTGAGCCGAATTATTGCGGTCGTTCGGCCGCATTGTCGCTGGGCAGGCGTACCGGCTCGGTCGGCCGCGTCGGTGCCGGCGGCGGCGGCGGCGGTGGCGGTGGAGGTGCGACCCGAACCGGGGGCGGCGCGGCCTGCGGGCGCTGTGGCGGGGTATATTGCGGGCGCGGCTGGGGTTGAGCCTGAGGCTGGGATTGAGGCTGCGGTTGCGGTTGCGGTCGCCATTGCGGGCGCGGCTGGGGCTGGGCCTGAGGCTGCGGCTGCGGTCGCCATTGCGGGCGCGGCTGGGGCTGGGCCTGAGGCTGCGGCTGCGGTCGCCATTGCGGGCGCGGCTGGGGCGAAGTTTGCGGCACCGTGCCGGGCTGCGGCGTGATGCGGACCGGACCCTGCGGGCCACTTTCCCGCGGCACCGCACCCTCGGGCATCCGGCGACGCCACTGGCCGGGGCGATCGCCTTCGGGTCGCCCGGCACCGGGGCGGGGCGGACGCGGTGTCGCAACGGGTGGCGGGGCAGGGGTTGGGGCAGGTTGCACCGCGACCGGCGGCACCGGCGCGGGAGTCGGCGCCGGCGATGGGGTCATGCCCGGCCGCCCTCCGTCCGGCCGCTGTCCGCCGGGACGTCCCGCGCCAGTCTGGCCACCCTCGGGCCGTCCACCACCCGGACGTCCGGCACCGGGCCGACCAGCCTCGGGCCGACCACCGCCGGGACGTCCCGCGCCACTCTGGCCGCCCTCCGGCCGCCCGCCCGGGCGTCCAACTCCGGGCCGTCCACTCTCCGGCCGCCCGCCGCCGGGTCGACCGGCTCCCGGTCGGCCATCGCGGTCGCGCCATGGCGGACGCACGCCCAGCCCGGGACGACCCGGTCGACCCGGTCCGTCAAAGCGCGGCGGGGCCCCACGAAAATCGTCGCGCTGCCAGCGGCGAAAGCGATCGCCGTCCAGCCGCCGCCGCTCGCGCTCGCGCTCCAGCCGCAAGCGCCAGCGCACGCCGTCCGCCCCGCTGCGCCAGCGCTGCCAGCCCGGATGCCGCATCCGCCCGGTTTCCCAGCGCAGCCGCCATTCGATCACCGTCGCGATCTGGCCCGCCCACCATCCGGCGTCGACCGCGTCCCATTGCTCCTCGCCGTCCGCAGCCTCGCGCAGATCGATGCCGCGCTCATACAATTCGGCGGCCCGATCGTCCCACATGTCGCTCTCGCGCGGGGACAAGGCCGCACCGCCGCTGTCATAGACCAGCGCCAGCCGCTGCCCCTGATAGGCGAATGAGCGCCGCGCCTCCTGCACCAGGAACGGTGCATCCGCATCCGGCTCGAAATAATAATAGCGCATCGCGCCATCCTCGTCGGTCTCAGCCAGCACCAGATGCCCGGTCTGCAACTCCCAGCCCCACGCATCCCCGCGCCCGAAGCCAAAGGTGAAGTCCGGCGGCGCATCGCCGATCGCCTCCAGCAAGCCATCGGCGGCGTCGATCCAGTAATAATCGCCAGCATCCGCCCGCCATCCGGCCTGCGCGGCGGGGGAAGGGGCATTGGCGGCGGGAGCAGGCGCACCCGCCGTCGAAGCCGAACCGACACCCCCCACCCGCCAGCACCAGCGCCATCGCCGCCAGGCTCACTCCACGCACACGCCGCATCGTTCCGCTCCCAAAGTCCATGCCGCGATAGTCGGCGAGTCGGTATGAACGGCGGGTGGATGGAATTGGGGGGATGGACGCCAACTGAAAATGTAAGAAGACCGCCCTGACCCAGTCTGTGAAGCCGGAACCGTAGGCCCGTTGCACCCGCGCTCTCACCCCGGCTTGCGCGTCACCAGGCCAATGAACCCCGAACGCACATCAACCAGCTTTGCTGGTGCCCCCCCCCCTCGCAACCCGCCGCCCGCGCCCCTATCTCCCCCCTAGCTTCCCCTCAAGAACAAAGCTAGAACTCCCGGCATGGCACTGACTCACATTTCCGTCCGCGGCGCGCGCGAGCATAACCTCAAGGGCGTGGACATCGACATTCCGCGCGACACGCTGACGGTCATCACCGGCCTGTCGGGCAGCGGCAAATCCAGCCTCGCCTTCGATACCATCTATGCCGAGGGGCAGCGGCGCTATGTCGAGAGCCTGAGCGCCTATGCGCGCCAGTTCCTCGAGATGATGCAGAAGCCCGATGTCGAGCATATCGATGGCCTCAGCCCCGCGATCAGCATCGAGCAGAAGACGACCAGCCGCAACCCGCGCTCGACCGTCGCGACGGTGACCGAGATCTACGATTATATGCGCCTGCTGTGGGCGCGCGTCGGCATCCCCTACAGCCCCGCCACCGGTCTGCCCATCGCGGCGCAGACTGTCAGCCAGATGGTCGACCGCGTCCTCGCGCTCCCCGAAGGCACCCGCCTGCTGCTCCTCGCCCCCGTCGTGCGCGGCCGCAAGGGCGAGTATCGCAAGGAACTCGCCGAGTGGCAAAAGGCCGGTTTCCAGCGCGTCCGCATCGACGGCGAAACCTATCTGATCGAGGAAGCCCCCGCGCTCGACAAGAAGTACAAGCATGACATCGAGGTGGTCGTGGACCGCCTGGTGGTCCGCGACGACATCGCCACGCGCCTCGCGGAGAGCTTCGAGACGGCGCTGAAGCTGGCGGACGGGCTGGCCTTCGTCGATCTGGTGGACACCACGGTCGACGCGCTCGCCAACAACCGCGTAAACGAAGCGCCGCAGAGCTTCACCCACGACGTCGCCCCAGCGAAAGCTGGGGCCTCCAGCGAAGGCGCGCTGCCGTCAGAGACCCCGGCTTTCGCCGGGGTGACGGATGGCAAGATGAAGGGCACCGGTCTGCCGCCCAACCGCATCGTCTTCTCCGAACGCTTCGCCTGTCCTGTCAGCGGCTTCACCATCGCCGAGATCGAACCGCGCCTGTTCTCCTTCAACGCCCCGCAGGGCGCGTGCCCGGCGTGCGACGGCCTCGGCGAAAAGCTGGTGTTCGACGAAGACCTCGTCGTCCCCAACCATGAGCTGAGCATCAAGAAGGGTGCGGTCGTCCCCTGGGCCAAGTCCAATCCGCCCAGCCCCTATTACATGCAGGTGCTCGGCAGCCTCGCCCGCGAATTCGGCTTCTCCCTCGACACCCCGTGGAAGGACCTGCCCGGCGAGGTCCAGCTGATCATCCTCCACGGCACCGGCGGGCGTCCGGTCACGCTCACCTTCATCGACGGCCGCAAGAGCTACGACGTGAAGAAGCCGTTCGAGGGCGTCATCGGCAACCTCAACCGCCGCATGCTCCAGACCGAAAGCGCCTGGATGCGCGAGGAACTGTCCAAATACCAGGCCGCGCACCCGTGCGAGACCTGCCACGGCGCGCGCCTCAAGCCGGAGGCGCTGGCGGTCAAGATCGCGGGCCGCGACATCTCCAGCGTCACCCGCCTGTCGGTCGCCGACGCGGTCCCGTTCTTCCAGACGCTTCCCGCCGCGCTCACCGGCCAGCAGCAGGAGATCGCCCGCGCGATCCTCAAGGAAATCGACGAACGCCTCGGCTTCCTCAACAATGTCGGCCTCGATTACCTCAACCTCGATCGCACCAGCGGCACGCTGTCGGGCGGGGAGAGCCAGCGCATCCGCCTCGCGTCACAGATCGGCAGCGGCCTGTCCGGCGTCCTCTACGTCCTCGACGAACCCAGCATCGGCCTGCATCAGCGCGACAACGACATGCTGCTCGTCACCCTCCGGCGGCTCCGCGATCTCGGCAACACCGTGCTGGTGGTCGAACATGACGAGGACGCGATCCGCAGCGCCGATTACGTCATCGACATGGGGCCGGGCGCGGGCGTCCATGGCGGCGAGGTCGTCGCACAGGGGACGTTCGAACAGGTGCTCGCCTGCACCGACTCCATCACCGCCGACTATCTCGCCGGCCGCCGCGAAGTCCCGCTCCCCGCCAAGCGCCGCAAGGGCAATGGCAAGAAGCTGACCGTCCACAACGCCACCGCCAACAACCTCACCGGCGTCACCGCGTCGATCCCGCTCGGCACCTTCACCTGCATCACCGGCGTGTCCGGCTCGGGCAAGTCGAGCTTCACCATCGACACGCTCTACGCCGCCGCCGCGCGTCACCTCAACGGCGCGCGCATGCTCGCGGGCAAGCATGACCGGATCACCGGCCTCGATCATCTCGACAAGGTGATCGACATCGATCAGTCGCCGATCGGCCGCACCCCGCGCTCCAACCCCGCGACCTATACCGGCGCCTTCACCAACATCCGCGACTGGTTCGCCGGGCTGCCCGAGGCTCAGGTGCGCGGCTACAAGCCCGGCCGGTTCAGCTTCAACGTCAAGGGCGGGCGGTGCGAGGCCTGCACCGGCGACGGCCTGCTCAAGATCGAAATGCACTTCCTGCCCGACGTCTACGTCACCTGCGACGTATGCCACGGCCAGCGCTACAACCGCGAAACGCTGGAGGTGAAGTTCAAGGGGCGCAGCATCGCCGACGTGCTCGACATGACGGTCGAGGATGCGGTGGAGTTCTTCAAGGCCGTCCCCCCGATCCGCGACAAGATGGCGATGCTGGCCGAAGTCGGCCTCGGCTATATCAAGGTCGGCCAACAGGCCACGACCCTGTCCGGCGGCGAAGCCCAGCGCGTCAAACTCGCCAAGGAACTCAGCCGCCGCGCCACCGGCCAGACGCTCTACATCCTCGACGAACCCACCACGGGTCTGCATTTCGAGGACGTCCGCAAGCTGCTGGAGGTGCTCCACGCGCTGGTCGAACAGGGCAACACCGTGGTGGTGATCGAACATAACCTCGATGTCATCAAGACCGCCGACTGGATCCTCGACCTCGGCCCCGAAGGCGGCGTCAAGGGCGGCGAGATCGTCGCCGAGGGCACGCCGGAGGCAGTGGCGAAGGAGCCGCGCAGCTATACGGGGAAGTATCTTGCGCCGTTGCTGGAGCGGGGTGGGGTGAAGGAGCGGGCTGAGGTGGCGGCGGAGTAGAGAGGTATGGGTGCGAACCGCTCACACCACTATGTTCCTAAGTGCTATCTACGCAACTTCGCTGAGAGCGCTGGGCAGAAGACGATCAGTCTCTTCAATATCAGGCAGCGAAAGGTGATAAAGGGCGCTCCGATCAAAAGCCAATGCGCTCGAGATTTCCTCTATGGCCGTGATGAACTCGAGTTTCATTTGAGTGAAATTGAAGGGCGATACGCTGAGTGGATTACCCGTGGCATACTCGCTTGCCCTCCCCGACTTATCGAAGGCATCGACGTATTTTGTAGGTTTTTCGCGATCATCCAATACATGCGAACCGAAGCTCATGCGGCGCGCATGCGGGCTCACTTCTCACTAACGACCGCTCTCGCGGATATTCCTATCGACAGTGAGTTTCTGGCTGGCATGGATATGTCGGATACGGCCTTGGCACGCGATGGCATCAATTTTGCGCTTCAACTTAGACCGCACCTTGATGATCTGAAATTCGTCTTGCTCGATAACAGATCGTCTGAGAATTTTTTGACCTGTGACGATCCAGTGGTGATGACCAATCGCCTATAT
The genomic region above belongs to Sphingomonas sp. J315 and contains:
- a CDS encoding copper chaperone PCu(A)C; translation: MRSLVTVMAAAVALAGCEQAQLGVEDAWVRLPAVSSRPGAAYFTVKGGNEATSLLGVSSPAAVRTELHEMKHEGGMMTMAPIKDVAIPAGGTVKFEPGGKHVMLYDLSPEIRAGGKIPLRLAFANGKTVEVEAELRAPGQEK
- a CDS encoding PepSY domain-containing protein is translated as MPLFIGFSQDNPIITVTVGPTPDAPGSAMRLFSYDRTTGASAGEIKEEGVMHFLLQLHTDMFLGLPGMLFLGVMGGLFILAIASGVVLYVPFMRRLPFGTLRKSRSARVRRLDTHNLLGVVTLGWALVVGLTGVINAFADPLTDSWREGELKAMVAARGADQPLTPADYGSVDKAMTAAKAALPGVSPQFIGFPGGAWSSGRHYAIFFQGDTPLTSHVLTPALVDAETGTLTDTAAMPALNQALMLSKPLHFGDYGGIALKMLWAILTLATIWVLWTGLQLWLGKGARNTERAVDEIVHAGSAL
- a CDS encoding rRNA large subunit pseudouridine synthase E, which produces MLILFNKPWGVLSQFTDEGSGHPTLADYIDVPGVYPAGRLDRDSEGLLLLTDDGRLQARIADPKHKVAKTYWAQVEGEPDDAALAALRSGVRLKDGMTRPALAERIDPPAIWPRDPPVRFRKSVPDCWIALTIAEGRNRQVRRMTAAVGHPTLRLVRWRVGDWTLDDVAPGTWRSA
- the uvrA gene encoding excinuclease ABC subunit UvrA, with translation MALTHISVRGAREHNLKGVDIDIPRDTLTVITGLSGSGKSSLAFDTIYAEGQRRYVESLSAYARQFLEMMQKPDVEHIDGLSPAISIEQKTTSRNPRSTVATVTEIYDYMRLLWARVGIPYSPATGLPIAAQTVSQMVDRVLALPEGTRLLLLAPVVRGRKGEYRKELAEWQKAGFQRVRIDGETYLIEEAPALDKKYKHDIEVVVDRLVVRDDIATRLAESFETALKLADGLAFVDLVDTTVDALANNRVNEAPQSFTHDVAPAKAGASSEGALPSETPAFAGVTDGKMKGTGLPPNRIVFSERFACPVSGFTIAEIEPRLFSFNAPQGACPACDGLGEKLVFDEDLVVPNHELSIKKGAVVPWAKSNPPSPYYMQVLGSLAREFGFSLDTPWKDLPGEVQLIILHGTGGRPVTLTFIDGRKSYDVKKPFEGVIGNLNRRMLQTESAWMREELSKYQAAHPCETCHGARLKPEALAVKIAGRDISSVTRLSVADAVPFFQTLPAALTGQQQEIARAILKEIDERLGFLNNVGLDYLNLDRTSGTLSGGESQRIRLASQIGSGLSGVLYVLDEPSIGLHQRDNDMLLVTLRRLRDLGNTVLVVEHDEDAIRSADYVIDMGPGAGVHGGEVVAQGTFEQVLACTDSITADYLAGRREVPLPAKRRKGNGKKLTVHNATANNLTGVTASIPLGTFTCITGVSGSGKSSFTIDTLYAAAARHLNGARMLAGKHDRITGLDHLDKVIDIDQSPIGRTPRSNPATYTGAFTNIRDWFAGLPEAQVRGYKPGRFSFNVKGGRCEACTGDGLLKIEMHFLPDVYVTCDVCHGQRYNRETLEVKFKGRSIADVLDMTVEDAVEFFKAVPPIRDKMAMLAEVGLGYIKVGQQATTLSGGEAQRVKLAKELSRRATGQTLYILDEPTTGLHFEDVRKLLEVLHALVEQGNTVVVIEHNLDVIKTADWILDLGPEGGVKGGEIVAEGTPEAVAKEPRSYTGKYLAPLLERGGVKERAEVAAE
- a CDS encoding DUF4238 domain-containing protein — encoded protein: MGANRSHHYVPKCYLRNFAESAGQKTISLFNIRQRKVIKGAPIKSQCARDFLYGRDELEFHLSEIEGRYAEWITRGILACPPRLIEGIDVFCRFFAIIQYMRTEAHAARMRAHFSLTTALADIPIDSEFLAGMDMSDTALARDGINFALQLRPHLDDLKFVLLDNRSSENFLTCDDPVVMTNRLYFLRVGDSNFGLGSAGTIFSLPLSPKVAMLLYDGDVYAPRKRSPQWVTCSQVSDVRAFNDLIFLKARENVYFCSPDDFSHDHFQQVESARIAHWERGKVLGSGPINGIPLAAGM